Sequence from the Candidatus Sulfotelmatobacter sp. genome:
CGACCTCGTCGATCACTTCCTGGCCGTCCTCGTTCCAGGCGTGGACGTCCATGCCGAGCAGTCGCGCTTGGATCTCGCCCGCGCGCACCGGCAGCATCGGCGTACCGCCGACCAGGCCCGCGCACAGCTCGGTCCCGCCCGAGGGTGAGGTCACGGCGAGATCGGCCTTGACGTTCTGGTAGAACCACGCGGTCGATTCCGGCGTCACCGGCGAGCCGGTCAGCAGCACGCCGCGCAGCGCGGAGAGATCGAAGCGCTCGCGCGGCACGATGCCGGCTTTCTGCATGATCTGCACGTAGGTCGGGCTGGCGCCGAAGGTGGTCGCGCGGCTTTGTTCCGCGAGTCGCCAGAGCAGCTCCGGTCCCGGATACGCCGGATGACCGTCGTAGAGCACGATCGACGAGCCGGCCAACAGCGCCGAGCACAGCGCGTTGAACATCATCCAGCCGGTCGTGGTGTAGAAGAACATCCGCGTCGCGGGGCTGAGGTCTTGCGCCAGCACCGTGCTCTTGAGGTGCTCGGCGACCAGGCCGGCATGACCGTGCACGATCGCCTTCGGCAAGCCGGTCGTGCCGGACGAGAACAGGATCCACAGCGGGTGCTGCGCGTCGACGCGCTCGAACGCGAACGCGTCGGCCGCGACCGGCGCGCCGGCGAGCAGCTCGTCCCAGCGCAGCGCACCGTCGACCGGCGGCGTGGTCGCGTCGGGGCGCAGGTACGGCAGCCACACCACCGTCCGGACCGTCGGCAGCTCGGCGAGGATGGTGCGAATCTCGGCGGCGCGATCGAAGTCCTTGCCGCCGAAACGGTACCCGTCGGCGACCAGCAGCACGGCCGGCTCGATCTGCGCGAAGCGGTCGATGACGGTGCGCGCGCCGAACTCCGGCGCCGCCGACGACCAGACCGCGCCGATCGCGATCGTCGCCAGCATCGCGACCACCGTCTCGGGAATCGTCGGCATGTACGCCGCGACGCGGTCGCCGGGCTGCACGCCCAGCGCGCGCAGGTGCGTCGCGACCTGTCGCACCTGCGCCGCCAGCTCGTGCCAGGTCGTCGTCGCCAGCGGGCGCAGCTCGGAGCTGTGCACGAGCGCCACCTCGTCGGCGGGCGCGCTCTCGGCGCGGCGCAACGCGTGCTCGGCGTAGTTGACGCGCGAGCCGGCGAACCAGATCGCGCCGGGCATCGTGCGGCGGTCGACGACCTGCGCGTACGGCGCGTCGGAGCGGATCGCGAAGAACGCCCAGATCGCGCTCCAGAAACCGTCGAGGTCGGTCACCGACCAGCGCCAGAGCTCTTCGTACGACGCGACGCGCACGCCGCGTTCGGCGGCCAGCCAGCGCACGAATCGTGCGACCTGGCTGGCCTCCACCGCCGCGGGGTCCGGGGTCCAGAGGAGCGTCCCTTCCGTCATCGGGACCCGGACTTCGCGGCGGTCGGGGTTGTTACTGCGCCGACGCGGTGGTCGCGGGCAGTGCGTAGGTGAAGACGGCCGAGGTCGGCGGAACGTTCTTCAGCCACGGGGTGAACGGCAGGAAGACGAGCGGGAAGACGCCGCCCTGTCCGACCGATACCGCGATGTACTGCTTGCCGCCGAGCAGGTAGCTGATCGGCGGAGCGGTGATGCCGCTGCCGGTCGGCGCCGACCACAGCTCCTTGCCGGTTAGCTCGTCGAACGCGTCGAGCTTGCCGTCCATCTCGCCGACGAAGACGAGCCCGCCCTTCGTGGCGAGCGCGCCGCCGAACGCCGGCGAGCGGAAGTGGTGTTTCCACACCTTCGTGCCGGTGGTCAGATCCCAGGCCGAGATGCTGCCGGCGAACGCGCCCGGTCCGCCCGGCAGGCCGCCGAAGTTCAGCGCGCCTTTCTTCGGGTGCAAGTCGACGGTCTTCTCGGGCGTGACCGTCTGCCAGCTCTCCAGGGCCGGAACGAACAACAGGTGATGGACCGGATCGTATGCGGGCGGCTCCCAGTTCGCGCCGCCGATCACGGCCGGGTAGAGCGCGAACGGCTTGTGCGCCTTCGCGGTCGCGAGCTGTTGCCGGTTGATGGTGATGACGCCGTCGCGCGAGACGCTGGCCCAGTTGACCTTGTCCAGGTACTGCACCGCGTACACCAGCTTGCCGGTATGGCGGTTGAGCACGTAGAGGTAGCCGTTGCGATCGGCTTGCACCAGCGCGGGAACCCGCTTGCCGGCGATCGGAATGTCGGCCAGCACCGGTTGCCCGACCGCATCGTAGTCGTAGAAGTTGTGCGGGGTGAACTGGTAGTACCACTTCATCGCGCCGGTGTCGGCGTTGAGCGCCAGCATCGAGCTGGTGTAGAGCAGCGAACCCTTGATGCCGTTGGGATCCCAGTCGGGATTCGGATTGCCCACGCCCCAGTAGAGGGTGTTCGTCTTGGCGTCGTACGCGCCCGGCAGCCAGGTCGCGCCGCCGCCGCGTTCCGCGTTGCCCGGGATACCCCAGGTGTCGTAGCCCGGCTCGCCCTTGGACGGGATCGTGTAGTGCTTCCAGAGCAGCTTGCCGGTCGCGCCGTCGTACGCCGCGATGAAGCAGCGGGTCGGGAACTCACCGCCGCCGACGCCGGTGATCAGCATGTTCTTGACCGGCAGCGGTGGGCTGGTGATCGTGTAGGCGTCGTTGACGTTGGCGACCGTCGTGTTCCACACGACCTTGCCGGTCTTCTGGTCGAGTGCGACCAGATGCGCGTCGAGCGTGCCCATCACGACGGTGTTGCCGAACGGCGTCACGCCGCGGTTGTCGTAGTTGCAGCACGAGTGCGGGAACGCGGCCGGCGAGAGCGGATAGACGTAGCTCCACAGCTTCTTGCCGGTCTTCGCGTCGAGCGCGTAGACGGCGGATTTGCCGGTCGTCACGAACATCACGCCGTGGATGACGATCGGCGTGGCTTCCATGCCGATCGGCGGACCCAAGACGTTCTTCCACGCCGTTCCGAGCGTGTTGACGTTCGCGGTCGAGATCTGGGTGAGCGGACTATAGCGGTGGCCCGAGAGCGTGCGGGCGTAGACCGGCCAGGTGGCGCCGTCGCCGCTGGTGGTCTGCGCGAGCGCGCTGCCGGCGGGGACGAGCAGCGCGCCGGCGATCACGGTGGAGAGAACGGATCGTAGGAGTGATGCGGTCACACGATTCTCCCTGATAGAACGAGTGCGCGGCGAGCGGGCCGTGAGTGAAACCCGTCACCGCCGGCTGCCGCAGGAAGAGGAAACTTCCTTCGCCGGATGCCTTCGCGTCGAAGAGGGCGGCTCCCCCGCACGGCGTACAAGGGCGCGGTGCATCGCTCGTTCGTGCCCCTGACGGCGCTGGGCGCCGTCCTGCTCTCGGCCGCCGCGCTCGCCGCGACGCCCGCGCCCGCTCCGTACACGGCCGCGCAAGCGGCGCAGGGTGCCAAACTGTTCGCCGCCCGCTGCAGCACGTGTCACGGCGCCCAACTGCAAGGTGTGAGCGCACCCTCACTGCTGAGCGCGAACGTGGCCGGGTCCCCGAGCGCGTCCGAAGTGTACGCCGTCCTTTCGACCCAGATGCCGGCCGACGCGCCGGGTTCACTCAAACCGGCGTCATACGCGGCGATCATGGCGTTCTTGCTGAAGGCGAACCACCATCCGGCGAGCGGCACCTCGCCGCTCACGGACGCAAAAGCGAAGGCGCTCACGTTGCCGTACTAGCCGCGGCTGGGTACGCCGACTGCATGCGTTCTGTGAAAATCCCCACGATGCGAGCACTCGCCGTTGCCGCGGCCCTGGCCGCGGCGCCGTCGGTCGCGTTCGCGCAAACGACGATCTTCACGCAAGATCCGCCGCCGAAGGCCGTGCAGCAAGCCGCGCAGCGATCCGCGACGCAGCCAACCGCGATGAAGAAGAAGGCCCCCGCGAAGGCGACGACGACCGCCAAGGCGCGCACCGCCGCGAAGGCGGCGCGCCCCGCGAGCGGTTAGAGCAGCTTCGCCAAGTTGGCGGCGAACTCGGCGACGGTCTTCTTGGCGACGCCCTCGATGAGGCGGCCGCCGACCGTCGCCACGATGCCGCTGATCTGCGCGTCGGTGTGCAGGGTGACGTGCGTTTTCCCGCCGGTGTCGGTCGCCTGCGAGACGACGCTGGCCTTGACGCCGCCGCGCCCCCGCGACTCATTGCCCTGCACGCGCAAGCGTGCGGTGTGCGTCGCCTCGTCGAACTCCTCGACGTAGATCGTCGCGCCGTAGTCGACCGCGACCGGGCCCGCCTTGACCTTGACCGTCGCCTTGTACGTCTTGTCGTCGACGACGTCGGTGATCTTGGCGTTGGGGATGCAGCTCGCGACCTTGGTGACGTCCTTGAGCAGCGGCCAAACTTTGTCGACCGGGGCATCGACGTCGAACGAGTCGTCGATGATCATGACAGGCTGACCGTCGAGCGCGGGACGTGCACGGGCAAACTCCCTTCGGAGAGGCGGCCGCCGCTGCGACCCTCGCGCAGGGCGACGATCTCGGCGGCGATCGAGATCGCGGTCTCTTCCGGCGTGCGCGCCCCGATGTCCAGGCCGATCGGCGCGCTGACGCGCGCGATGTCGGCTTCGCCGATCCCGGCCGCGCGCAGCGCTGCGAGCCGGTTGGCGTGGGTGCGGCGGCTGCCCATGGCACCGATGTAGCCGGCGCTGGTGCGCACGGCGACCTCCAGCAGCGGGATGTCGAACTTGACGTCGTGCGTGAGCACGATCAGCGCGCTGCGTTCGTCGACGCGCGCGCCGCGCAGGTACTCGTCGGGCCACGCGACGACGATCTCGTCGGCGTCCGGGATGCGCTGCTTGGTGGCGAAGATCGGCCGGGCGTCGACGACGACGACGCGATAGCCCAGGTATTTGCCGATGCGCGCCATCGCGCGCGAGAAGTCGATCGCGCCGAAGATGTACATGCTCGGTGCCGGCGCGTAGGCGGCGATGAAGACGCGCACCTCCATGCCGATCGGCTCGCCGTCCTCGCCGAAGCTGCGCAGCGTGTTCTGCCCCAGCGCGAGCTGGGCGCGCGCTTCGGCGACGGCCGCTTCGTTCAGCCCCCTGGTCCCCAGATCGCCGAACACCTCGTCCTTGAAGACGAGTAGCTTGGCGCCGGCGTGCTCGCCGTCCAACCGCGTGACCAGCGCGACCGGCGTGTCGGTGCGCAGCGCGGCCGCGAAGCGGTCGAAGATCACCAGTCCAACCGTTCGACGAAGACGTGGATGGTGCCGCCGCAGGTCAATCCGACCGAGATCGCGTCGGCGTCGCTGATGCCGTAGGTCACCAGGCGCGGGCGGCCGGTCGCGATCGCGTCCTGCGCCTCTTCGTAGACGGCCGACTCGACGCACCCGCCGCTGACCGAGCCGGCGACCTCGCCGCGCTCGTTGACGGCCAGCGCCGAGCCGGGATCGCGCGGCGCGGAGCGCTCGACCCCGACGACGGTCGCGATCGCGACCCGCTGGCCTTCCCCTCGCCAGCGCTCGATCGCGTCCAGCACGTCGGTCATACGGTGGTTCTCCCTTCGATGGCGTCGGCCACGGCGTCCAACGTCCGCACGTTATGACCCGAGACGAAGGCGTCGAGATACGGCAGAGCGGCCGCCATCCCGCGCGCCAACGGCTCGTACGCCGGATGCCGCTTGTGCGGGTTGACCCACACGATGCGGCGGGTCAGCCGGCGCAGGCGCTCCATCTCTCGGCGCACGAGCTCGGGGTCCTCTCGCTCCCACCCGTCGGAGAGGATGACGACCGTGCCGCCGCGGGCGAGGCCGCGCTGGGCGTAGCCGTCGTTGAAGGCGCGCAGCGCGGCGCCGATGCGCGTGCCGCCGCCGAAGTCGCGGATCGTCTGGGCCAGCGTCGCCATCAGCCGGCGGTCGTCGGCCCGGCGCAGCGAGGGCGCCAGGTCGGTCAGCCGGGTCGCGAACGCGAAGGCGCGCACGCGCGGCCGCGCGATCGCGTTGACGCGCGCGTACTGCAAGAGCGCGCGCGCGAACGGTTCCATCGAGCCGGAGACGTCGAGCAGGAAGACCAGCGGGCGCAGCGTGTGGCGGCGCGCGGTCGCGCGGCGCCGCAGCAGCTCGCCGTGCGTGCGCGCCGCGCCGCGCAGCGTGCCGCGAAAGTCGAACCGGTCGCCGCCGCGGCTGGCGCGGCGGCGGCGCGACTCGCGCGCCTCGGCGGCGACGCGCACGCGCGAGATCAGCCGCAGGATGGCGGCCTGCTCGTCGGCGCTGAGCGCTTCGAAGTCGCGTTCGGCCAGCCGTTCGTCGGAGGCGGCCAGCACCC
This genomic interval carries:
- a CDS encoding acetoacetate--CoA ligase, producing MTEGTLLWTPDPAAVEASQVARFVRWLAAERGVRVASYEELWRWSVTDLDGFWSAIWAFFAIRSDAPYAQVVDRRTMPGAIWFAGSRVNYAEHALRRAESAPADEVALVHSSELRPLATTTWHELAAQVRQVATHLRALGVQPGDRVAAYMPTIPETVVAMLATIAIGAVWSSAAPEFGARTVIDRFAQIEPAVLLVADGYRFGGKDFDRAAEIRTILAELPTVRTVVWLPYLRPDATTPPVDGALRWDELLAGAPVAADAFAFERVDAQHPLWILFSSGTTGLPKAIVHGHAGLVAEHLKSTVLAQDLSPATRMFFYTTTGWMMFNALCSALLAGSSIVLYDGHPAYPGPELLWRLAEQSRATTFGASPTYVQIMQKAGIVPRERFDLSALRGVLLTGSPVTPESTAWFYQNVKADLAVTSPSGGTELCAGLVGGTPMLPVRAGEIQARLLGMDVHAWNEDGQEVIDEVGELVVTSPAPSMPLFFWNDPGDRRYRETYFERFPGVWRHGDFIKINRRGGAYIYGRSDATLNRFGVRIGSAEIYRAIERLDAIADSLIVCLEQPGGAFWMPLFVRLAPGAVLDDELRARIAATLRADCSPRHVPDEVHAVDAIPYTLTGKKMEIPVRRILGGTPPDKAASPDAMMDPRALDWYVDFAARQRAAATSA
- a CDS encoding PQQ-dependent dehydrogenase, methanol/ethanol family; this translates as MIAGALLVPAGSALAQTTSGDGATWPVYARTLSGHRYSPLTQISTANVNTLGTAWKNVLGPPIGMEATPIVIHGVMFVTTGKSAVYALDAKTGKKLWSYVYPLSPAAFPHSCCNYDNRGVTPFGNTVVMGTLDAHLVALDQKTGKVVWNTTVANVNDAYTITSPPLPVKNMLITGVGGGEFPTRCFIAAYDGATGKLLWKHYTIPSKGEPGYDTWGIPGNAERGGGATWLPGAYDAKTNTLYWGVGNPNPDWDPNGIKGSLLYTSSMLALNADTGAMKWYYQFTPHNFYDYDAVGQPVLADIPIAGKRVPALVQADRNGYLYVLNRHTGKLVYAVQYLDKVNWASVSRDGVITINRQQLATAKAHKPFALYPAVIGGANWEPPAYDPVHHLLFVPALESWQTVTPEKTVDLHPKKGALNFGGLPGGPGAFAGSISAWDLTTGTKVWKHHFRSPAFGGALATKGGLVFVGEMDGKLDAFDELTGKELWSAPTGSGITAPPISYLLGGKQYIAVSVGQGGVFPLVFLPFTPWLKNVPPTSAVFTYALPATTASAQ
- a CDS encoding c-type cytochrome, yielding MHRSFVPLTALGAVLLSAAALAATPAPAPYTAAQAAQGAKLFAARCSTCHGAQLQGVSAPSLLSANVAGSPSASEVYAVLSTQMPADAPGSLKPASYAAIMAFLLKANHHPASGTSPLTDAKAKALTLPY
- a CDS encoding SRPBCC family protein, with the translated sequence MIIDDSFDVDAPVDKVWPLLKDVTKVASCIPNAKITDVVDDKTYKATVKVKAGPVAVDYGATIYVEEFDEATHTARLRVQGNESRGRGGVKASVVSQATDTGGKTHVTLHTDAQISGIVATVGGRLIEGVAKKTVAEFAANLAKLL
- a CDS encoding XdhC/CoxI family protein, with the protein product MIFDRFAAALRTDTPVALVTRLDGEHAGAKLLVFKDEVFGDLGTRGLNEAAVAEARAQLALGQNTLRSFGEDGEPIGMEVRVFIAAYAPAPSMYIFGAIDFSRAMARIGKYLGYRVVVVDARPIFATKQRIPDADEIVVAWPDEYLRGARVDERSALIVLTHDVKFDIPLLEVAVRTSAGYIGAMGSRRTHANRLAALRAAGIGEADIARVSAPIGLDIGARTPEETAISIAAEIVALREGRSGGRLSEGSLPVHVPRSTVSLS
- a CDS encoding XdhC family protein — protein: MTDVLDAIERWRGEGQRVAIATVVGVERSAPRDPGSALAVNERGEVAGSVSGGCVESAVYEEAQDAIATGRPRLVTYGISDADAISVGLTCGGTIHVFVERLDW
- a CDS encoding VWA domain-containing protein, yielding MSDAAALAAAFDGALRAQGVVAGARRALTFAEVLHALPPRSTADLYWRARAAMLPSIDDLERFHAAFVRCFAPGDDDALRRLTESVPAPPPLPEDAARRPSLPPAPSEDRAQGEDARRAPEQWVLAASDERLAERDFEALSADEQAAILRLISRVRVAAEARESRRRRASRGGDRFDFRGTLRGAARTHGELLRRRATARRHTLRPLVFLLDVSGSMEPFARALLQYARVNAIARPRVRAFAFATRLTDLAPSLRRADDRRLMATLAQTIRDFGGGTRIGAALRAFNDGYAQRGLARGGTVVILSDGWEREDPELVRREMERLRRLTRRIVWVNPHKRHPAYEPLARGMAAALPYLDAFVSGHNVRTLDAVADAIEGRTTV